In a single window of the Chaetodon trifascialis isolate fChaTrf1 chromosome 19, fChaTrf1.hap1, whole genome shotgun sequence genome:
- the ptrhd1 gene encoding putative peptidyl-tRNA hydrolase PTRHD1, with protein MAATGAGSPSRLVQYVVVRSDLVHKLAWPLGAVITQACHAATAAIHLHYEDPDTQQYLAELDSMHKVVLGAPDEAALSGLSENLTQAGVAHKLWIEQPENIPTCLALKPCPKETVQPLLRKFKLFK; from the exons ATGGCGGCTACGGGAGCCGGGTCTCCGAGCCGGTTGGTCCAGTATGTTGTCGTCCGGTCGGATCTGGTCCACAAGCTGGCCTGGCCCCTGGGGGCCGTTATAACTCAGGCCTGTCATGCAGCGACCGCCGCCATTCACCTTCACTACGAGGACCCGGACACTCAGCAGTACCTGGCAGAGCTGGACTCCATGCACAAAGTGGTGCTAGGG gCTCCAGACGAGGCTGCTCTCTCCGGTCTATCAGAGAATCTCACCCAGGCCGGCGTCGCCCACAAGCTTTGGATCGAACAACCGGAGAACATCCCCACCTGCTTGGCTCTGAAGCCATGTCCTAAAGAGACTGTCCAGCCGCTGCTGCGCAAGTTCAAACTCTTCAAATGA